A single region of the Salipaludibacillus sp. LMS25 genome encodes:
- a CDS encoding YtrH family sporulation protein: MDKDFLATLVIDFFVAFGVIIGGTIIGGIGAYLIGKPPLSIMYDLASSLKIWALVAAIGGTFDAISTLERGIFEGTHADIAKTLIMIFAALSGAHSGTVLIQWITQEGIK; encoded by the coding sequence ATGGATAAAGACTTTCTTGCAACACTTGTTATAGATTTCTTCGTAGCCTTCGGTGTCATAATCGGCGGTACGATCATCGGTGGCATTGGAGCCTATCTTATTGGCAAACCTCCTCTATCTATTATGTATGATTTAGCCTCCAGTTTAAAGATTTGGGCTCTCGTAGCTGCTATCGGTGGGACATTCGATGCCATCTCCACACTAGAGCGGGGGATTTTCGAAGGGACACATGCTGATATTGCTAAAACATTGATCATGATATTCGCGGCCCTGTCAGGCGCACATAGCGGGACGGTTTTGATTCAGTGGATCACCCAAGAGGGTATAAAATGA
- the dnaE gene encoding DNA polymerase III subunit alpha → MMAFVHLHVHSEFSLLQSAAKVEDLVDAAAKKQFKALGLTDIDAMYGVIPFYKACLSHNIKPIIGVELKVSEGRLPPRSHAEERLIFLAENVEGYQTLLKLTSEAQNRDEAYEPYLVYEELADLKGIIVISPFQQGKIQTALYNGAHHEAEKMYKYLKSSIGEENVYIEVQNHWRREEREKLLAVRDWALKKQAKVVASNHVHFIKKEQVDAHRVVEAIRAGETLKEQGSHVSSEEYYLKEEEEMKHIFSSWPEVLEESGKIADRCHVEIPLGEPVLPKFPVQDGETAQSLLERLCKKGLKERYGNPSQEIQNRLDYELRVIFDMNYSDYFLIVADFMNYAHNKGILTGPGRGSAAGSLVAYVLKITQVDPIKYGLLFERFLNPERVSMPDIDIDFSDQQRDEVIHYVARKYGTHHVAQIVTFGTLAAKAAIRDAGKVLGLEPVKIDKVAKLIRSKPNLRIRQAVSESPTLKELIKEDDELTLLFKIASDIEGLPRHTSVHAAGVVISQAPLTDVVPLQKGHEGLSLTQYPMGDLESIGLLKMDFLGLRNLSFIEKIGKLVQKNAGHELQITTLPLEDERTFALLGEGETSGVFQLESSGMKSVLNQLKPSNFEDIVAVNALYRPGPMENIPAYIKRKHGEEPVTYPHDDLHAILKPTYGVLIYQEQIMQIASQMAGFNLGQADVLRRAVGKKKRETLEEARAAFIEGAKEQGYTISEAEKVYDLIVRFANYGFNRSHAVAYSMISYQLAYLKANYPLEFLSGLMDMSLHHQDKLAEYIAEAKRKGINVQRPSINKSEAGFAIYEKCIWIGLAALKNVGVQTINALLQERKKGIFQDIFDLCARLPIRLLTRRTLESLVLSGALDDFNMERATLLASLDDAIEYGEKEQEKLRQGEDFLFFEEEQKPHYTHVNPLSLKDRLQYEKEVLGFYASGHPIENEKGILRPYDRLTIYKIKSMSDHHTVRMAGMVEDVRVIQTKKKEQMAFIRLSDESGEMEITIFPQAYNTSHGKVQRGELVFIEGKVKLHNGIKKVVLDKCVTIDELKRKEKERQQPVLYLFITHLQEKQGLDDLKELLQNMPGEVPVILKYQSTNKAVRLSEMWNVTDDEDFLNRLKSLIGTKNVYLKNPRV, encoded by the coding sequence ATGATGGCTTTTGTCCATCTGCACGTTCATAGTGAATTTAGCCTACTGCAAAGTGCAGCAAAAGTAGAAGATCTCGTGGATGCAGCTGCAAAAAAACAATTTAAGGCGTTAGGGTTAACGGATATTGATGCTATGTACGGTGTCATTCCTTTTTATAAAGCATGTCTTTCGCATAATATTAAACCGATTATCGGTGTGGAATTAAAGGTTTCAGAAGGACGCTTACCTCCGCGAAGTCATGCAGAAGAACGCCTTATTTTTTTGGCGGAAAATGTTGAAGGTTATCAAACCTTATTAAAGTTAACAAGTGAAGCACAAAACAGAGACGAAGCGTATGAACCGTATCTTGTATATGAGGAGCTAGCTGATCTAAAAGGGATCATCGTTATTAGTCCGTTTCAACAAGGGAAAATCCAAACGGCCCTCTATAACGGCGCTCACCATGAGGCAGAAAAAATGTACAAGTATCTTAAAAGCTCAATTGGAGAGGAGAATGTGTATATTGAAGTACAAAATCATTGGCGGCGAGAAGAACGGGAAAAATTACTTGCTGTTAGAGATTGGGCTCTAAAGAAACAAGCGAAAGTAGTGGCGTCAAACCATGTTCATTTTATAAAAAAAGAACAAGTAGATGCTCACAGGGTAGTTGAAGCCATTAGGGCAGGAGAAACACTGAAGGAACAAGGAAGTCACGTTTCCTCCGAAGAATACTATTTAAAAGAGGAAGAAGAAATGAAACACATCTTTTCCTCTTGGCCTGAAGTGCTAGAAGAATCTGGTAAGATAGCGGATCGCTGTCATGTTGAAATCCCTCTTGGCGAGCCAGTTTTACCGAAGTTTCCCGTACAAGATGGGGAGACTGCTCAGTCACTTTTAGAACGTCTTTGTAAAAAAGGGCTGAAAGAAAGGTATGGCAACCCTAGTCAGGAGATCCAGAATCGACTTGACTATGAACTACGTGTTATTTTTGACATGAATTATTCAGACTATTTTCTTATTGTGGCTGATTTTATGAATTATGCGCATAATAAGGGGATTTTGACCGGGCCTGGTCGTGGATCAGCAGCCGGCTCATTAGTGGCTTACGTTTTGAAAATTACGCAAGTAGATCCAATAAAATACGGTTTACTTTTCGAACGATTTTTAAATCCTGAACGTGTGTCTATGCCTGATATCGATATTGATTTTTCTGACCAGCAACGTGATGAAGTCATTCACTATGTGGCTCGTAAATATGGCACGCACCATGTTGCTCAAATTGTGACGTTTGGAACGCTAGCTGCTAAAGCAGCTATACGAGATGCAGGTAAAGTATTAGGTCTGGAACCAGTAAAGATTGATAAAGTTGCAAAGCTCATAAGAAGCAAACCTAATTTGCGTATAAGACAAGCAGTTAGTGAATCACCTACATTAAAGGAGCTTATCAAGGAGGATGATGAATTAACATTACTGTTTAAAATTGCTTCAGACATCGAGGGTTTACCTAGACATACATCGGTTCATGCTGCCGGAGTCGTCATCAGTCAGGCGCCATTAACAGATGTAGTCCCCTTGCAGAAAGGGCATGAAGGGTTATCGCTAACCCAATATCCTATGGGGGATTTAGAAAGTATTGGCTTATTAAAGATGGATTTTCTCGGGCTGAGGAATTTAAGCTTTATTGAAAAAATAGGGAAGCTCGTGCAAAAAAACGCTGGACATGAGCTTCAAATAACGACACTTCCTTTGGAGGATGAGCGAACATTTGCTTTGTTGGGAGAAGGAGAAACAAGTGGTGTTTTCCAACTTGAATCTTCAGGAATGAAAAGCGTATTAAATCAGTTAAAGCCTTCCAATTTTGAAGATATTGTTGCTGTAAATGCGTTATATCGCCCCGGACCGATGGAAAACATCCCAGCTTATATTAAACGGAAACACGGTGAAGAACCAGTTACTTATCCCCATGATGATTTGCACGCTATTTTAAAGCCAACGTATGGTGTCCTTATTTATCAAGAACAGATTATGCAAATTGCGTCACAAATGGCGGGATTTAATCTTGGACAGGCAGATGTGCTGAGACGAGCGGTTGGAAAAAAGAAGCGGGAAACCTTAGAGGAAGCGAGAGCAGCCTTTATTGAAGGGGCGAAAGAGCAAGGATACACTATAAGCGAAGCAGAGAAAGTATATGACTTAATCGTTCGTTTTGCTAACTATGGATTTAACAGAAGTCACGCAGTAGCGTACAGCATGATTTCTTACCAATTAGCCTACTTAAAAGCTAATTATCCGTTAGAATTTTTAAGTGGTTTAATGGATATGTCACTTCACCATCAAGATAAATTAGCGGAATATATTGCCGAAGCTAAACGTAAAGGTATTAACGTGCAACGGCCGTCCATTAATAAAAGTGAAGCAGGGTTTGCTATATATGAGAAATGCATATGGATTGGGCTAGCAGCTCTTAAAAATGTAGGCGTGCAAACGATCAATGCTCTCCTGCAGGAGAGAAAAAAAGGGATATTTCAAGATATATTTGATCTCTGTGCTAGATTACCTATAAGACTTCTCACAAGAAGGACGTTGGAATCGCTTGTTCTTTCAGGAGCTCTTGATGATTTTAATATGGAACGGGCAACGTTACTAGCTTCATTGGATGATGCGATTGAATATGGTGAGAAAGAACAGGAGAAACTAAGACAAGGTGAGGACTTTTTATTTTTTGAAGAGGAACAGAAACCCCATTATACTCACGTGAATCCACTGTCCCTTAAAGATCGTCTTCAATATGAAAAAGAAGTGTTAGGTTTCTATGCGTCAGGACATCCTATAGAAAATGAAAAAGGGATCTTGCGTCCATACGATCGGTTGACGATATATAAAATTAAAAGCATGTCTGATCATCATACTGTTAGAATGGCAGGTATGGTTGAGGATGTGCGGGTCATTCAGACGAAGAAGAAAGAGCAAATGGCCTTCATCCGTCTATCAGATGAATCTGGAGAAATGGAAATAACCATTTTTCCACAAGCGTATAACACATCGCATGGAAAAGTTCAAAGGGGAGAATTAGTTTTTATTGAGGGAAAGGTGAAACTCCATAATGGAATAAAAAAAGTAGTGCTTGATAAATGTGTAACGATTGATGAACTAAAGCGAAAAGAGAAAGAAAGGCAGCAACCTGTTTTATATTTATTTATTACCCATCTTCAGGAAAAACAAGGACTAGATGACTTAAAAGAACTGTTACAAAATATGCCAGGCGAAGTGCCTGTCATCCTAAAATATCAGTCGACAAACAAGGCTGTTAGACTGTCAGAAATGTGGAATGTTACGGATGACGAGGACTTTCTTAATAGACTAAAAAGCCTAATTGGGACTAAGAACGTCTATTTAAAAAATCCAAGGGTGTAA
- a CDS encoding NADP-dependent malic enzyme, with product MTTLREEALHMHRVKKGKIETTPKVAVRNAEDLSLAYSPGVAEPCKEIFENPKTVYDYTIKGNTVGVVSDGTAVLGLGNIGPEAAMPVMEGKAVLFKSFAGVDAFPICLNTTDVEAIVETVKRMEPTFGGINLEDIAAPRCFEIEERLKKEMNIPVFHDDQHGTAIVTAAGLLNALTISGKKMAEIKVVVNGAGAAGIAIIKLLMSMGCKYFILCDSKGAIYDGRPYGMNQLKQDMALVTNLEKREGTLEEIIKGTDVFIGVSVAGALTKEMVKSMNDNPIIFAMANPVPEIMPEEAKEAGASVIGTGRSDFPNQVNNVLAFPGIFRGALDVYATHINEEMKIAAVKAIAGLVGESELNEDYVIPAPFDGRVAPAVAKSVARAAMETGVARRQVDPRDVELKTKDMMMIDNK from the coding sequence GTGACGACACTAAGGGAAGAAGCATTACATATGCATCGTGTTAAAAAAGGGAAAATCGAAACGACACCTAAAGTAGCTGTTCGTAATGCAGAAGATTTGTCGTTAGCTTATTCACCAGGCGTTGCTGAGCCTTGTAAAGAAATTTTCGAAAACCCAAAAACAGTGTATGATTACACAATTAAAGGAAATACAGTTGGAGTAGTATCCGATGGGACAGCTGTGCTTGGGTTAGGAAATATTGGACCGGAAGCGGCCATGCCTGTAATGGAAGGGAAAGCTGTTTTGTTTAAATCATTTGCTGGAGTAGATGCATTTCCAATTTGTCTAAACACAACGGATGTGGAAGCTATCGTTGAAACGGTGAAACGAATGGAACCGACTTTCGGTGGTATTAATTTGGAAGATATTGCAGCACCGAGGTGTTTTGAAATAGAAGAGCGGTTAAAAAAAGAAATGAATATTCCTGTATTTCATGACGATCAGCACGGTACAGCAATTGTGACTGCTGCTGGTCTCTTAAATGCTTTAACAATATCAGGTAAAAAAATGGCAGAGATTAAAGTCGTCGTGAATGGAGCAGGAGCAGCAGGAATTGCCATAATAAAATTATTAATGAGTATGGGATGTAAATATTTTATTCTTTGCGATTCAAAAGGAGCCATCTATGATGGTCGCCCTTATGGCATGAATCAGTTAAAACAAGATATGGCTCTCGTTACAAATTTAGAAAAGCGAGAGGGCACACTTGAAGAAATTATAAAAGGAACAGATGTTTTTATTGGTGTCTCTGTCGCAGGGGCCTTAACAAAAGAAATGGTTAAGTCTATGAATGATAATCCCATTATTTTTGCCATGGCTAACCCCGTTCCAGAAATCATGCCTGAGGAGGCGAAAGAGGCTGGTGCCAGTGTAATCGGCACCGGGAGATCTGACTTTCCTAATCAAGTGAATAATGTGTTAGCTTTTCCAGGTATTTTCCGAGGCGCTTTAGATGTCTACGCCACACACATCAATGAAGAGATGAAGATTGCTGCGGTAAAGGCCATTGCAGGCCTTGTAGGAGAAAGTGAGCTAAACGAAGATTACGTCATACCTGCCCCGTTTGATGGGAGAGTAGCACCTGCTGTCGCTAAAAGTGTGGCACGAGCTGCTATGGAGACTGGCGTTGCAAGAAGACAGGTGGATCCAAGAGACGTAGAGCTAAAAACCAAAGATATGATGATGATTGATAACAAATAA
- the ytrI gene encoding sporulation membrane protein YtrI, which produces MRIPPLYRDKSWQRFFAGFFLGIIIGWVFFLFQFGTVHENLLLEIGNQQAIIDKHEKTIEILREDQDKQNRENQQLLTVQDIRIEFINETEVKLSELTLHELRDSVESELENVRNKNIESVANSREFLLKTVENKIFIINDKRFQLKVEQLFLFTTLEMHVMIVSAD; this is translated from the coding sequence ATGAGAATTCCTCCTTTATACCGAGATAAAAGCTGGCAGCGATTCTTTGCTGGTTTTTTTCTCGGCATCATCATCGGTTGGGTATTTTTTCTTTTTCAATTCGGCACTGTTCATGAAAATCTCTTATTAGAAATTGGTAATCAACAAGCAATCATTGACAAACACGAGAAAACAATAGAGATTTTACGTGAAGATCAAGATAAACAAAATAGAGAAAATCAACAACTGTTAACTGTTCAGGATATTCGTATTGAATTTATTAATGAGACAGAAGTGAAGCTGAGCGAATTAACCTTACATGAACTAAGAGATTCAGTGGAAAGTGAATTAGAGAACGTCCGTAACAAAAATATTGAATCCGTTGCAAATTCGAGGGAATTTTTATTAAAAACTGTAGAAAACAAAATATTTATTATTAATGATAAACGTTTCCAGCTAAAAGTTGAACAGCTGTTTCTTTTCACGACACTAGAAATGCATGTCATGATCGTGTCTGCCGATTAA